In a genomic window of Borrelia maritima:
- a CDS encoding aldo/keto reductase produces the protein MNNLKERINTHSKLILGSWQFGGGYFKQVEKETAKKILKKAYDLGIRNIDTAKAYGNGISEKIIGEIISKDPLIRENILIASKCYPMEISEYTKNFNESLENLKTDYIDIYYIHWPKNDFDLRPIASFLEEMRAKGKIKYVGVSNFEISHMESIKKVCKIDVNQIGYNPLFRNKEKDVIPYCENNNITTISYSTIAQGLLSKANIKDKNKFNDIRTEKLILFKKEIWPHTLKTLNKLEEIAKRNNLTILELTYSWLKKTKLSGFIVGFSKENHVKSNLNSFKAEINDEVHKKITSILDDFNHQTKDFPNLFNKKI, from the coding sequence GTGAACAACCTTAAAGAAAGAATAAATACCCATAGTAAACTAATTTTGGGATCTTGGCAATTTGGGGGGGGATATTTCAAACAAGTTGAAAAAGAAACTGCCAAAAAAATACTAAAAAAAGCATATGATCTTGGAATTAGGAATATTGACACTGCAAAAGCTTATGGAAATGGAATTTCAGAAAAAATAATTGGTGAAATAATATCAAAGGATCCGCTAATAAGAGAAAATATTTTAATTGCAAGCAAATGCTACCCAATGGAAATTTCAGAATACACAAAGAACTTTAATGAAAGTCTTGAAAATTTAAAAACTGATTATATAGATATTTACTATATACACTGGCCCAAAAATGATTTTGACTTAAGACCAATAGCATCATTTCTTGAAGAAATGAGAGCAAAAGGAAAAATAAAATATGTAGGTGTAAGTAATTTTGAAATATCACACATGGAAAGTATAAAAAAAGTTTGCAAAATTGACGTAAACCAAATAGGATACAACCCTTTATTTAGAAATAAAGAAAAAGATGTAATTCCTTACTGTGAAAACAACAACATTACAACTATATCATATTCCACAATTGCTCAAGGACTCTTATCTAAAGCTAATATAAAAGACAAAAACAAATTTAATGATATTAGAACAGAGAAATTGATACTTTTTAAAAAAGAAATTTGGCCTCATACTTTAAAAACCCTAAATAAACTTGAAGAGATAGCAAAGAGAAACAACTTAACAATTTTAGAATTAACATATTCGTGGCTTAAAAAAACAAAATTAAGTGGATTTATAGTGGGCTTCAGCAAGGAAAATCACGTAAAATCAAATTTGAATTCATTTAAAGCAGAAATTAATGACGAAGTACATAAAAAGATTACATCAATCTTAGATGATTTTAATCACCAAACAAAAGATTTCCCAAATTTATTTAACAAAAAAATTTAA
- a CDS encoding TIGR02757 family protein: MQIKAKSSLYDFLEKIYSKYNKKKFIHPDPLEFLHKYKKKEDIELVGLISSSLALGRVEKILEAIERILKPLGKSPSETLKLLNEKDLKEIFKGFVYRFFKEDDIIRLLYTLKIIKEQHHTLENLLYSIYHKNQNFILSIDELIKHMEKINGKEFGMLLPKPSKGSSCKRIFLFLRWMIRKDDVDLGIWEKFNPNKLIVPMDTHMTSIASKLFKIKEIKNVNLKKAIKITSYFSKENHEDPVKYDFSLTRFGINRDFNKEKLLKNINKL; the protein is encoded by the coding sequence ATGCAAATAAAAGCTAAAAGCTCACTATATGATTTTTTAGAGAAGATATATTCAAAATACAATAAAAAAAAATTTATACATCCCGATCCTTTAGAATTTTTACATAAGTATAAAAAAAAAGAAGACATTGAACTTGTAGGCTTAATTAGTTCTTCGTTGGCACTTGGAAGAGTAGAAAAAATTTTAGAAGCAATAGAGAGAATACTCAAACCGCTTGGCAAATCTCCTTCTGAGACACTTAAACTATTAAATGAGAAAGACTTAAAAGAAATATTTAAAGGATTTGTTTATAGATTTTTTAAAGAAGATGACATTATAAGACTACTGTACACCCTAAAAATAATAAAAGAACAGCATCATACACTTGAAAATCTTCTTTATAGTATTTATCATAAAAATCAAAATTTTATACTCAGCATAGATGAATTAATAAAGCATATGGAAAAAATAAATGGAAAAGAATTTGGAATGCTGCTTCCGAAACCTTCAAAGGGAAGTTCTTGTAAAAGAATTTTTTTATTCTTAAGATGGATGATACGCAAAGATGACGTTGATTTAGGTATTTGGGAAAAATTTAATCCTAATAAACTTATAGTGCCAATGGATACCCATATGACAAGCATTGCTTCAAAACTATTTAAAATAAAAGAAATAAAAAACGTAAATCTGAAAAAAGCAATAAAAATTACAAGCTATTTTTCAAAAGAAAATCACGAAGATCCTGTAAAATACGATTTTTCCTTAACCAGATTTGGAATAAATAGAGATTTTAATAAAGAAAAATTACTAAAAAATATTAACAAACTATAA
- a CDS encoding glucosaminidase domain-containing protein: MIKKFLLFVMINIFLTNKAHSNEEVIEISTEIQKEKYIPFLISRGKTQLEDLVKYTLEINPELDKNYVNTVAKTYIDESLIEGVNYDIAYAQMLLETGVLKFNGIVSKEQHNFSGIGATNNLTKGNYFSNIKEGIKAHIQHLKAYASKNNINSNIVDPRFYLVKRGSAPTIYDLTGKWAKDKFYDKKLKKILLELLEYNNANKS; the protein is encoded by the coding sequence ATGATAAAAAAATTTTTGCTATTTGTAATGATCAACATCTTTCTAACAAATAAAGCTCATAGTAATGAAGAAGTAATCGAAATAAGCACTGAAATACAAAAAGAAAAATACATTCCATTTTTAATCAGTAGGGGAAAAACTCAACTAGAAGACCTTGTAAAATATACTCTAGAAATAAATCCGGAACTTGACAAAAACTATGTAAATACTGTTGCTAAAACATATATAGACGAATCTTTGATTGAAGGTGTTAATTACGACATTGCTTATGCTCAAATGCTACTAGAAACAGGAGTTCTAAAATTTAACGGAATAGTTTCAAAAGAACAACACAATTTTTCAGGAATAGGCGCTACCAATAATCTTACAAAAGGAAATTATTTTTCCAATATTAAAGAAGGAATTAAGGCTCATATTCAACATTTAAAAGCTTATGCATCAAAAAACAATATCAACTCAAATATAGTTGATCCTAGATTTTACCTTGTTAAAAGAGGATCTGCCCCAACAATATATGATTTGACTGGAAAATGGGCAAAAGACAAATTTTACGATAAAAAGCTTAAAAAAATATTATTAGAACTATTAGAATATAATAATGCAAATAAAAGCTAA
- a CDS encoding MBL fold metallo-hydrolase produces the protein MVGTFLGTGASSGVPMLNCNCRVCTSKCSKNKRLRSSFFLRVSSGIKLLIDTGPDIRQQLLREKIDKLDLVLYTHEHYDHIMGFDDIKFYTREAPLNIYARDTTMSHIRNAFSHNFSSKPSLSGKADIIPNVIRDFEPFFFKSLKIVPIPLVHGDIVSLGYRMGNLAYLTDVKFIPEASYNYLKNLDLLIIDAMRIKPHPAHLNFSEAVCVIEKINPKISYFTHIAHDIMHEEFDYLKKDNIYLAYDGLKIYI, from the coding sequence ATGGTTGGAACCTTTTTAGGAACGGGAGCTTCAAGTGGCGTTCCTATGTTAAATTGTAACTGTAGAGTCTGTACTTCAAAGTGTAGTAAAAATAAAAGGTTAAGAAGTTCTTTTTTTCTTAGGGTGTCTTCTGGCATAAAATTATTGATTGATACAGGTCCTGATATTAGACAGCAACTTTTAAGAGAGAAAATAGATAAGCTTGATTTAGTGCTTTACACACATGAACATTATGATCATATTATGGGTTTTGATGATATTAAGTTCTATACACGAGAGGCTCCTTTAAACATTTATGCTAGGGATACCACTATGTCTCACATAAGGAATGCTTTTTCGCATAATTTTTCATCCAAACCCTCTTTAAGTGGCAAGGCAGACATTATTCCCAATGTTATTAGGGATTTTGAGCCTTTTTTTTTTAAAAGTTTAAAGATAGTACCAATTCCTTTGGTTCATGGAGATATAGTTAGTTTAGGTTATAGGATGGGCAATTTAGCCTATCTTACTGATGTTAAATTTATTCCTGAAGCGTCTTATAATTATTTAAAAAATTTAGATCTACTTATAATAGATGCTATGAGGATTAAGCCTCATCCCGCTCATTTAAATTTTTCAGAGGCTGTTTGTGTAATTGAAAAAATTAATCCTAAAATTTCTTACTTTACGCATATTGCACACGATATAATGCATGAAGAATTTGATTATTTAAAGAAAGATAATATCTATTTAGCTTATGATGGATTAAAGATTTATATTTAA
- the xth gene encoding exodeoxyribonuclease III: MKLISWNVNGIRAVLKKGFLNFVKEHTPDILCIQETKALKEQLPRDLILENYYSYFSKSKIKGYSGVCIYSKVRPISVSLLGKEIFDNEGRGLIASYDDFILVNGYFPNSQALRRRLDYKLDFLSYVENLVDSLVCSGKNVILCGDFNIAHTEIDLISPDSNRDSPGYYIEETAWLDGFLNKGYVDTFRIFNKDPGYYTWWSYRTRARERNMGWRIDYFVVNEFFRKNVEKSLILDKVMGSDHCPVFLELNNVVS, encoded by the coding sequence ATGAAATTAATTTCATGGAATGTAAATGGAATTAGGGCTGTTTTAAAGAAAGGTTTTCTAAATTTTGTAAAAGAACATACCCCAGATATTTTGTGCATTCAAGAAACGAAAGCTTTAAAAGAACAACTGCCAAGGGATTTAATTCTTGAAAATTATTATTCTTATTTTTCAAAGTCAAAGATTAAGGGTTATAGCGGTGTTTGTATTTATTCTAAAGTTAGGCCTATATCTGTAAGTTTACTTGGAAAAGAAATTTTCGATAATGAGGGTAGGGGGCTTATAGCATCCTACGACGATTTTATATTGGTTAACGGTTATTTCCCTAATTCTCAAGCTTTAAGAAGAAGGCTTGATTATAAACTTGATTTTTTATCTTATGTTGAAAATCTTGTAGATTCTCTTGTATGTAGTGGTAAGAATGTAATACTTTGTGGTGATTTTAATATTGCTCATACCGAGATTGATCTTATAAGTCCGGATTCTAATAGAGACTCTCCAGGATATTATATTGAAGAGACTGCTTGGTTAGATGGTTTTTTAAACAAAGGATATGTGGATACATTTAGGATATTCAATAAGGATCCTGGTTATTATACTTGGTGGAGCTATCGAACAAGAGCTAGAGAGAGAAATATGGGTTGGAGAATTGATTATTTTGTTGTTAATGAATTTTTTAGGAAAAATGTTGAAAAATCTCTAATTTTAGACAAAGTAATGGGCAGTGATCATTGCCCTGTTTTTTTAGAGTTAAATAATGTGGTTAGTTAA
- a CDS encoding M16 family metallopeptidase: MHYQRIKNYCKFTSVFLFFLFSCVSNDLKLDRGLVKGELANGLRYYIYKNQIPKNAVNMGIVFNVGSLNEEDNERGIAHYLEHMAFNGTRDYPGNSIVDVLKKFGMQFGADINAATSFDFTYYRLDLSDGNNKDEIDESINILRNWASQISFMKEEIDLERNIIIEEKKLGETYPRRIYEKMYKFLTSGSIYEFRNPIGLEEQILSFQPEDFKKFYRKWYRPELASVIVVGDINPREIEKKIKRQFISWENPADKIKKVKVTLDVKFKDKFLLLEDLEVGEPGLMFFKKEIVKLVQTKDDVLENIKRSLLTALFENRFSELKTTGVKHFKNVANKDFFSFKSDNNTIIARSISLNFNPDYFNEAIEDFFYELERIRKFGFTQGEFEKVKSQFFKSLELRKKNINKTNSWTIFQDLIDIAVDGSNKFDVSEYCDLSVQYLKKIDLKTINNLVGREFDVKNCAIFYSYYSGAHPTLDFKYIDNFQKMALKRDFKPYENFLIEGKFFKKSLDDKDIIKESEFENEISSFVLENGVEVYFKYNDQKKGVIDFSATSWGGLINEDFKFIPVLSFAPGVVSGSGYGDYSALQIEKYLSDKAVSLSVAVGAQESYIAGSSDKKDLETLFQLIYFTFKEPKVDDVFLQNAINNIKALIKSNENSSNHHFKKAISKFLNNNDLRFEDTKENDLQYFTKENILSFYKKRFTYANNFKFVFAGDSDIQTIKAYSRKYLGNLSFKKINEYKDLDYSYSKNFNKIVIRKGKNSTSFAYVVYPFKFNYLAEVSLNLNALADLLTDGLIKNIREKMSSVYAIQASFDSNLRKNVDSDGILSIFFTTEPKELDNVLNSINSYMIERQKIDFNDEDFSYLKKNYIKNTKINSEKNSYWISNILASLSWHGVFKNNFGVKFIETNLSKDLINEFFKKINLSEKAEILLLPE; the protein is encoded by the coding sequence ATGCATTATCAAAGAATTAAAAATTATTGTAAATTTACAAGTGTGTTTCTATTTTTTTTGTTTTCTTGTGTTTCTAATGACTTAAAGTTAGATAGAGGCTTGGTAAAGGGGGAACTTGCCAATGGGTTGAGGTATTATATTTATAAAAATCAAATTCCAAAGAATGCTGTTAATATGGGAATTGTTTTCAATGTAGGCTCTCTTAATGAAGAAGATAACGAGAGGGGCATAGCTCATTATCTTGAACATATGGCTTTTAATGGTACAAGGGATTATCCAGGAAATTCTATTGTTGACGTTCTTAAAAAATTTGGAATGCAATTTGGTGCTGATATTAATGCTGCTACTAGTTTTGATTTTACTTATTATAGACTTGATTTGTCAGATGGTAATAATAAAGATGAAATTGATGAATCTATAAATATTTTGAGGAACTGGGCTTCTCAAATTAGTTTCATGAAAGAAGAAATAGATCTGGAGCGCAATATTATCATTGAAGAAAAAAAGCTTGGCGAGACTTATCCTAGAAGGATTTATGAGAAAATGTATAAGTTTTTGACAAGTGGAAGTATTTATGAATTTAGAAATCCCATTGGACTTGAAGAGCAAATTTTATCTTTTCAGCCAGAAGATTTCAAAAAATTTTATCGAAAGTGGTATAGACCAGAACTTGCAAGTGTTATTGTTGTAGGAGATATTAATCCTAGAGAAATTGAAAAGAAAATAAAGAGACAATTTATTTCTTGGGAAAATCCAGCTGATAAGATTAAGAAGGTAAAAGTAACCTTAGATGTAAAGTTTAAAGATAAGTTTTTACTTTTAGAAGATTTAGAAGTAGGAGAGCCCGGTTTAATGTTCTTTAAAAAGGAAATTGTTAAGCTTGTCCAAACTAAAGATGATGTTTTAGAGAATATTAAAAGGTCTTTATTGACTGCTCTTTTTGAGAATAGATTTTCTGAATTAAAGACTACTGGGGTAAAACATTTTAAAAATGTTGCAAACAAAGATTTTTTTTCATTTAAATCAGATAACAATACTATTATTGCAAGATCGATTTCTTTAAACTTTAATCCAGATTATTTTAATGAAGCAATAGAAGACTTTTTTTATGAGCTTGAGAGAATAAGGAAATTTGGATTTACTCAAGGCGAGTTTGAAAAAGTTAAATCTCAATTTTTCAAATCTTTAGAATTAAGGAAAAAAAATATAAATAAAACAAATTCATGGACTATTTTTCAAGATTTAATAGATATTGCTGTTGATGGTTCTAACAAATTTGATGTTAGTGAATATTGTGATCTTTCTGTTCAATATTTGAAAAAAATTGATTTAAAGACAATCAACAATCTTGTAGGAAGAGAGTTTGATGTAAAAAATTGTGCAATTTTTTATTCTTATTATAGTGGAGCACATCCTACTTTGGATTTTAAATATATTGATAATTTTCAAAAGATGGCTTTAAAAAGAGATTTTAAGCCTTATGAGAATTTTTTAATTGAAGGTAAATTTTTTAAGAAGTCTTTAGATGATAAAGATATTATTAAGGAAAGTGAGTTTGAAAATGAAATTTCATCATTTGTTCTTGAAAATGGAGTTGAGGTTTATTTTAAGTATAATGATCAAAAAAAGGGTGTAATTGATTTTAGTGCGACTTCTTGGGGCGGTTTAATAAATGAAGATTTTAAATTTATTCCTGTTTTATCTTTTGCGCCTGGGGTAGTATCTGGTTCGGGGTACGGCGATTACTCTGCATTGCAGATTGAAAAATATTTATCCGATAAAGCTGTTTCTTTAAGTGTTGCTGTTGGAGCTCAAGAATCATATATTGCTGGAAGTTCAGATAAAAAAGATCTTGAAACTCTTTTTCAGCTTATATATTTTACTTTTAAAGAGCCCAAAGTAGATGATGTTTTTTTGCAAAATGCTATTAATAATATAAAAGCATTAATAAAGAGCAATGAAAATAGTTCTAATCATCATTTTAAAAAAGCTATTAGTAAATTTTTAAACAATAATGATCTTAGATTTGAAGATACAAAAGAGAATGATTTACAATATTTTACAAAAGAAAATATTTTATCTTTTTATAAGAAAAGGTTCACTTATGCAAATAATTTTAAGTTTGTTTTTGCTGGAGATTCAGATATTCAGACAATAAAAGCTTATTCAAGAAAATATTTGGGTAATCTTAGCTTTAAGAAAATAAACGAGTATAAAGACTTAGATTACTCTTATAGTAAAAATTTTAATAAAATAGTTATAAGAAAGGGGAAAAATTCAACTAGCTTTGCTTATGTAGTTTATCCTTTTAAATTTAATTATTTAGCAGAGGTTTCATTAAATTTAAATGCTTTAGCCGATCTTTTAACGGATGGGCTTATAAAAAACATTAGAGAAAAAATGTCTAGTGTTTATGCAATTCAAGCTTCTTTTGACTCCAATTTAAGGAAAAATGTAGATTCCGATGGTATTTTGTCTATTTTTTTTACTACCGAGCCTAAGGAGCTAGATAATGTTTTAAACTCTATTAATAGCTATATGATTGAAAGGCAAAAAATAGATTTTAATGATGAAGATTTTTCCTATCTTAAGAAAAATTATATTAAAAATACAAAGATAAATTCAGAGAAGAATAGTTATTGGATTTCAAATATATTAGCATCATTATCTTGGCATGGAGTATTTAAGAATAATTTTGGTGTTAAGTTTATAGAGACGAATTTAAGCAAAGATTTGATAAATGAATTTTTTAAGAAAATTAATCTTAGTGAAAAAGCAGAAATATTATTATTGCCTGAATAG
- a CDS encoding tetratricopeptide repeat protein, with protein MNFFFLLQITLILLSNLGLLFGQSQPKEKEDSLLLYKEGKFKEAILNTLEEIRLNPSNLDARTILTWSLIAIGEYKRAETEAIIGLGIKKYDIRIIEALGEAYFFQKNYENALKYFQEYISLDSKGARIIKVYNLIADSFYELKRYNEADFAYEHALRFNPNNQNLLIKLARARINAKNKILAEETLIKLLTIYPNNLEAKNLLEELKKSNSKP; from the coding sequence ATGAATTTTTTTTTTCTATTACAAATAACTTTAATTCTGCTATCCAATTTAGGTTTATTATTTGGACAATCACAACCTAAAGAAAAAGAAGACTCTCTACTTCTCTATAAAGAAGGTAAATTTAAAGAAGCTATTTTAAACACATTAGAAGAAATTCGACTAAATCCTAGCAACTTAGACGCTAGAACAATATTGACATGGAGCTTAATAGCTATCGGAGAATACAAAAGAGCTGAAACTGAAGCAATTATAGGCCTTGGAATTAAAAAATATGATATAAGAATTATTGAAGCACTAGGAGAAGCTTATTTTTTTCAAAAAAATTATGAAAATGCATTAAAATACTTTCAAGAATATATTAGTCTTGATTCTAAAGGAGCAAGAATAATAAAAGTTTATAATTTGATTGCAGATTCTTTCTATGAACTAAAAAGATACAATGAAGCAGATTTTGCATACGAGCATGCATTAAGATTTAATCCTAATAACCAAAATCTATTAATAAAATTAGCAAGAGCAAGAATAAATGCAAAAAATAAAATATTAGCAGAAGAAACACTAATTAAACTTCTTACAATCTATCCTAATAATCTAGAGGCAAAAAATTTACTAGAAGAATTAAAAAAAAGCAACAGCAAACCTTGA
- a CDS encoding bactofilin family protein — MSIDSLEFEESSTQNVIKKNFEFEGYIESNKPIIIEGKLKGLINSSSSIYLRERANVEAEIKCQHLLNHGKIQGNIEALKTIKIYKTGKLIGNIKTKELFIDSGAIFKGNCEMEDFEE, encoded by the coding sequence ATGAGCATAGATAGCTTAGAATTTGAAGAAAGTAGTACTCAAAATGTAATAAAAAAAAATTTTGAATTTGAAGGATACATTGAAAGTAATAAACCAATAATAATAGAAGGAAAGCTTAAGGGCTTAATAAACTCATCAAGCTCAATATATCTAAGGGAAAGGGCTAATGTTGAAGCTGAAATAAAATGCCAACATTTACTAAATCATGGCAAAATACAAGGAAATATTGAGGCTTTAAAAACAATCAAAATCTACAAAACTGGCAAATTAATAGGAAACATTAAAACCAAAGAACTTTTTATTGATTCTGGAGCAATATTTAAAGGAAATTGCGAAATGGAGGATTTTGAAGAATGA
- a CDS encoding Bax inhibitor-1/YccA family protein, giving the protein MIDLVQEKQEILIKNKFLAKVFGLMSIGLLISAIFAYATSENQTIKAIIFSNPMSFMAIILIQFGLVYAISGALNKISSNTATALFLLYSALTGVTLSSIFMIYTQGSIVFTFGITAGTFLGMSVYGYTTTTDLTKMGSYLIMGLWGIIIASLVNMFFRSSGLNYLISILGVIIFTGLTAYDVQNISKMDKMLQDDTEIKNRMAVVASLKLYLDFINLFLYLLRFLGQRRND; this is encoded by the coding sequence ATGATCGATTTAGTACAAGAAAAACAAGAAATATTAATAAAAAACAAGTTTTTAGCCAAAGTTTTTGGGCTTATGTCAATTGGACTTTTAATTTCAGCAATATTCGCATACGCAACATCAGAAAACCAAACAATAAAAGCAATAATATTTTCAAATCCAATGTCATTTATGGCTATAATACTTATTCAATTTGGACTTGTATATGCAATAAGTGGCGCTCTTAATAAAATATCAAGCAATACCGCAACAGCTCTTTTTTTGCTCTACTCAGCACTAACAGGAGTAACATTATCTTCTATATTTATGATCTATACACAAGGATCAATAGTATTCACATTTGGCATTACTGCTGGAACATTTCTTGGAATGTCTGTTTACGGGTATACTACAACAACAGATCTAACAAAAATGGGGAGCTATCTAATAATGGGCCTATGGGGAATCATTATTGCATCTCTTGTTAATATGTTTTTTAGAAGCTCAGGTCTTAATTACCTCATATCTATTTTGGGAGTAATCATATTTACAGGGCTAACAGCTTATGACGTTCAAAACATTTCTAAAATGGACAAAATGCTACAAGATGATACTGAAATAAAAAATAGAATGGCAGTTGTAGCTTCACTTAAGCTTTATTTAGATTTTATAAATTTATTCTTATATCTTTTAAGATTTTTAGGCCAAAGAAGAAACGACTAA
- the fusA gene encoding elongation factor G translates to MDYNKLRNIGISAHIDSGKTTLTERILFYCNKIHAIHEVKGKDGVGATMDSMELERERGITIASAATHVEWKDFPINIIDTPGHVDFTIEVERSLRVLDGAILVLDSVAGVQSQSITVDRQLKRYSVPRLAFVNKCDKTGANPYNVKDQLRSKLDLNSVLMQIPIGLEDKHIGVVDLVLMKAYYFEGKDGTEIIEKEIPADLLEEAKSKREIMLDTLADFNDELMELHMEGKDVPIETIYNAIRTGTLALKLCPVFMGSAYKNKGVQLLLDAVTRFLPSPHDIKNTALDLNNNEKEIDLKIDNNLPTVALAFKLEDGQYGQLTYVRIYQGTLKKGQELINSRTSKKFKVGRLIRMHANNTEDIEFGGSGDIVALFGIECASGDTFCDPLISYSMTSMFIPDPVISLSVKPKDKKSADNMAKALGRFTKEDPTFKTYVDAESNETIIQGMGELHLEVYIERMKREFKAEVETGMPQVAYRETITGKAEFNYTHKKQSGGAGQFGRVAGFMEPLNKEGETYEFVNLIKGGVIPTEYIPSCDKGFQKAMEKGTLIGFPIVDIKITINDGQYHIVDSSDIAFQLAAIGAFREAYEKAKPTILEPIMKVTLEGPTEFQGNMFGLLNQRRGIIVGSLEDGSFSKVEAEVPLSEMFGFSTVLRSSTQGKAEFSMEFLKYGKVPSAIFDELRKKFNNQNKS, encoded by the coding sequence ATGGACTATAATAAATTACGAAACATAGGTATTAGCGCCCACATCGACTCGGGGAAAACCACTCTTACAGAACGTATTCTTTTTTATTGCAATAAAATTCATGCAATTCACGAAGTAAAAGGTAAAGATGGGGTTGGCGCAACAATGGACTCAATGGAACTTGAAAGAGAAAGAGGAATAACAATAGCATCAGCTGCAACTCACGTTGAATGGAAAGATTTTCCAATAAATATTATTGATACACCCGGGCACGTAGATTTTACAATTGAAGTTGAAAGATCTCTTAGAGTGCTTGACGGGGCAATATTAGTTCTCGATTCTGTTGCGGGAGTTCAATCCCAATCAATAACTGTTGATCGACAACTTAAAAGATATAGCGTGCCTCGCCTTGCATTTGTAAACAAATGCGATAAAACTGGGGCAAATCCTTACAATGTAAAAGATCAACTAAGATCAAAACTTGACTTAAACTCCGTTTTAATGCAAATACCAATTGGATTAGAAGATAAACATATTGGAGTCGTAGACCTTGTACTAATGAAAGCCTACTATTTTGAAGGAAAAGATGGAACAGAAATAATAGAAAAAGAAATACCAGCAGATCTCTTAGAAGAGGCAAAAAGTAAACGAGAAATAATGCTTGATACTCTTGCGGACTTTAATGATGAACTTATGGAATTACACATGGAAGGGAAAGATGTCCCTATTGAAACAATATATAATGCAATTAGAACAGGAACATTGGCTTTGAAATTATGCCCTGTATTTATGGGATCCGCATATAAAAATAAAGGAGTACAATTACTATTAGATGCTGTAACAAGATTTTTACCATCTCCTCATGATATAAAAAACACTGCTCTTGACCTCAATAACAATGAAAAGGAAATCGATCTTAAAATTGACAACAACCTACCAACTGTTGCTCTCGCATTTAAACTTGAAGACGGGCAATATGGGCAATTAACTTATGTCAGAATATATCAAGGAACTTTAAAAAAAGGACAAGAACTTATAAACTCAAGAACTTCTAAAAAATTCAAAGTTGGAAGACTTATCAGAATGCATGCTAATAATACAGAAGACATTGAATTTGGAGGAAGCGGTGACATTGTTGCTTTATTTGGAATAGAATGTGCATCGGGAGATACATTTTGTGATCCATTGATTAGCTATTCCATGACATCAATGTTTATTCCTGATCCAGTAATTTCTCTTTCTGTAAAACCAAAAGACAAAAAATCTGCTGACAATATGGCTAAAGCTCTTGGAAGATTTACAAAAGAAGATCCAACATTTAAAACTTATGTTGACGCTGAATCAAACGAAACAATAATTCAAGGTATGGGAGAACTACACTTAGAAGTTTATATTGAAAGAATGAAAAGAGAGTTCAAAGCAGAAGTTGAAACCGGAATGCCACAAGTAGCCTATAGAGAAACCATTACAGGAAAAGCTGAGTTCAACTATACTCACAAAAAGCAATCTGGGGGAGCTGGCCAGTTTGGACGAGTTGCCGGATTTATGGAACCTCTCAACAAAGAAGGAGAAACATACGAATTTGTTAATTTGATAAAAGGAGGAGTAATCCCAACGGAATACATTCCATCATGTGACAAAGGATTCCAAAAGGCAATGGAAAAAGGAACATTAATTGGGTTCCCAATAGTTGATATCAAAATCACAATAAATGATGGCCAATATCACATTGTTGACTCATCTGATATTGCATTCCAACTAGCAGCAATTGGTGCTTTTAGAGAGGCTTACGAAAAAGCAAAACCTACAATCCTTGAGCCAATAATGAAAGTCACACTTGAAGGACCTACAGAATTCCAAGGAAATATGTTTGGACTTTTAAACCAAAGAAGAGGAATAATAGTGGGTTCGCTAGAAGATGGAAGTTTTTCAAAAGTTGAGGCTGAAGTGCCTTTAAGCGAAATGTTTGGATTTTCCACAGTCCTTAGGTCCTCTACCCAAGGAAAAGCAGAATTCTCAATGGAATTTTTAAAATATGGAAAAGTTCCAAGCGCTATATTTGATGAACTTCGTAAAAAATTTAACAATCAAAACAAATCTTAA
- a CDS encoding KTSC domain-containing protein translates to METLTISNELSKISQVGYDPSVFELSVFFKDGRAYKYFKIEPRHFSAISKLIEDKRSVGKYLTENIFNKYNQEKL, encoded by the coding sequence TTGGAAACTTTAACAATATCTAATGAACTAAGCAAAATATCGCAGGTAGGTTATGATCCTTCTGTCTTTGAGCTTTCTGTGTTTTTTAAGGATGGAAGAGCTTATAAGTATTTTAAGATTGAACCGAGACATTTTAGCGCAATATCTAAGCTTATTGAAGACAAAAGATCAGTTGGTAAATATTTGACAGAAAATATATTTAACAAATATAACCAAGAAAAGCTTTAA